The genomic region CAGCCAGCGAATCGCTAGCTCATAATCTCGCGGCAAATGCTGCAGATGGCGAGGTGGCCGTTCATGGTTCCACCATGTCTCACGGCCCCATTATCGCGTCAAGGGGCTGTTTTCGGGCGGTTTGCCACCCCGCCCCGCACCGAAATCACGTCAACGCCCTCATGGTTAATCATTATTAAGGATTTGGGCGTATCCGGACGCATGCGGATTCCCCGCCATTTTCACTGGTGCACCATGCGGCCCGTTTCAGCATTGATTGCCTGCACGCTCTTCCTTGCTCCGTCCTTCCTTGCCTCCTCGGCCGCGTTGGCCGACAGCCGCGTCTTCATCGTCGCCAACCAGGCCGACGGCTACGGCATCGACCAGTGCCTGGCCCGCGGCGACCGCTGCGGTGCCTCCGCCGCCCGCGCCTATTGCCGGTCACGCGATTTTGCGCAGGCCACCAATTACCGCCGCGTCGATCCCGACGAGATCACCGGCGCGGTCCCGCACGCCGCCAACGAAAAATGCAGCGGCAACAGCTGCGGCGAATTCGTTGCCATCACCTGCCAGCGCTGAGCCAAGCCGCTGGCCAGACGGGGCTATTGCCACACCGGCGCCCCGGAAACGACGTGACGCTGCCCCGAGAAACGGCTATTGCAGCGGCCTTGCCCGCGCGCTTTGGCGTTGATCGCCGCGCGGCGTCGTTTTAATGGCCGGATATGCCCAATAGCTCCCGTTCTCGCTTCTCCCGCTGGTTTCTGACGTGCGCCGTGCTGGCCGGCATCGCCCTGCCCGCCACGCATGCCCTGGCGCAAGTGCCGCCCGGCCCGCCCGGTCCGGCTCCGCAAGGCGCGCCGCAGCCCAACCCGCAGGCCAATCCGATGTGCGGCCGGCTCGAAGGCCAGCTGGCGGCGATCGACCGCGGCGGCGGCTCCGGCGACCCGGCCAAGGATGAGCAGATCCGCCGCTATCAGGACGCGGCAACCCGCCAGCAGGGCGAGCTCGATCGGGTGACGGCGCAGGCCCGGCGCATGGGCTGCGACAGCTCCGGGTTCTTCTCGCTCTTCAATAACAATTCGGCGCAGTGCGGTCCGGTCAACACCCAGATCCAGCAGATGCGCGCCAATCTCGACCAGATCACCGCCAATCTCGAGCGGCTGCGCTCCGGCGGGCTCGGCGGCGCCGACCGCGAGAACCAGCGCCGCTCGGTCCTGACCGCGCTGGCGCAGAACAATTGCGGCCCGCAATATGCCGCGGCCGCGCGTGGCCCCGGCAACTTCCTCGAGAACCTGTTCGGCGGCGGTGGCGGCGGCAATCCCAACAATCCGCTGCCCCCGCCCGATGCGCAGTATGGCGCCCAGTCCGGCACCTTCCGCACCGTCTGCGTCCGCACCTGCGACGGCGCCTATTTCCCGATCTCGTTCGCAACGGTGCAGGCGCGCTTCGCGGCCGACGAGCAAATCTGCAAGGCGCAGTGCCCTGCCGCGGATGCCAGCCTGTTCACCTACCGAAATCCCGGCGAGGACATCAACCAGGCGGTCTCGATCAGCGGTGTATCCTACTCGTCGCTGCCGAACGCCTTCAAGTACCGCACCGAGTTCAATCCGTCCTGCTCCTGCAAGCCGGCCGGCCAGAGCTGGGCCGAGGCGCTGAAGGCGGTCGACGACAAGGCGTCCGCCGAGCAGCAGGGCGACATCATCGTCACCGAGGAGAGCGCGCGGAAGATGCAGCAGCGCGCCCAGACCAAGGCCGCGGCCGGCAAGAAGGGCGCGCCCGCCGCTGCAGCTCAACAGCAGCCCGCAGCCGCTGACGCCACGGCACCGGCGGCCGCGCCGGCGAGCGACGGCCAGATCCGCACCGTCGGCCCGACCTTCATCCCGAAGCGGTAGGAAGAGTTCAGCCCTCGAACGCTTCCGCTGACGCGCGCGAGGTGCGCGCCACCAGCGTCTCGTCGGGCGCCGGCAACGCCTTGCCGAAATCGCGGAAGCGGTTGGTGATGGGATAGCGGCGGTCGCGGCCGAAATTCTTCCGCGTCACCTTCACCCCTGGCGCCGCCTGCCGCCGCTTGTATTCGGCGACGTTGAGCAGGCGATCGACCCGGGCCACCACATCGCGGTCGAAGCCGGCTTCGATGATGGCCGCCAGCGGCTCCTCGCGCTCGACCAGCCGTTCGAGGATCGCGTCCAGCACGTCGTAGGGCGGCAGCGAATCCTGGTCGGTCTGGTTCTCGCGCAACTCCGCGGTCGGCGGCCGGATGATGATGTTGACCGGGATCACCTCGCCTGACGGGCCGAGCGCGCCGTCCGGCTTCCAGCCGTTGCGCAGGCTCGACAGGCGGAACACCTCGGTCTTGTAGATGTCCTTGATCGGATTGAAGCCGCCGTTCATGTCGCCATACAGCGTGGCGTAGCCGACCGACATCTCCGACTTGTTGCCGGTGGTCACCACCATGGCGCCGGTCTTGTTGGAGATCGCCATCAACAGCGTGCCGCGGGCGCGCGCCTGCAAATTCTCCTCGGTGATGTCGCGCTCCAGCCCCTTGAACACCGGCGCCAGAATCGTCTCGAAGCCGTTCACGGCATCGGCGATCGGCAGGATCTCGTAGCGGATGCCGAGCGCCGCGGCGAGCTTGGCGGCATCGTCGAGCGACACCTGCGCGGTGTAGCGGAACGGCAGCATCACGCCGCGCACCTTGTCGGCGCCGAGCGCATCGACCGCGATCGCCGCGCACAGCGCCGAGTCGATGCCGCCGGAGACGCCGAGCAGCACGCCGGGAAAACCGTTCTTGCGGACATAGTCGCGCAGTCCGAGCACGCAGGCCGCGTAATCGGCCTTGTCGCCCTCGAGCTGCGCCGTGATCGGCCCGTTGCAGCGCCAGCCGTCGGCGGTCTTGCGCCAGGTCAGCGTCGTGATGTTCTCCGCGAACGCCGGAAGCTGCGCCGCGACGGAGAGATCGGCATTCAGCGCGAACGAGGCGCCGTCGAAGATCAGCTCGTCCTGGCCGCCGACCTCGTTGAGATAGACCAGCGGCAGTCCGCTCTCGGTGACGCGCGCCACCACGATCGACAGCCTGAGGTCGGCCTTGTCGCGGGCATAGGGCGAGCCGTTCGGCACCACCAGAATCTCGGCGCCGGTCTCGGCGAGACATTCGACGACGTTCTCGTACTCTTCGGACTCCTCGAGCCAGATGTCCTCGCAGATCGGCACGCCGATGCGCACGCCGCGCACCGTCACCGGACCCGGCGCCGGGCCGCGCGCGAACAGCCGCTTCTCGTCGAACACGCCGTAATTCGGCAGATTGGCCTTGAAGCGCAGCGCGGCGATGCGGCCGCCGTCGAGCAGCGCGCAGGCATTGTAGAGCTTGTCGTCCTCGACCCAGGGCGTGCCGATCAGCATCGCCGGGCCGCCATCCCTGGTCTCGCGCGCCAGTTCCTCGATCGCGGCGCGGCAGGCCGACTGGAACGCCGGCTTGAGCACCAGATCCTCCGGCGGGTAGCCGGCGATGAACAGCTCCGACAGCACCACGAGGTCGGCGCCGTCGGCCTTGGCCGCCTCGCGCGCGGCGCGCGCCTTCGCGGCGTTGCCGGTGACGTCGCCGACCGTCGGATTGAGTTGCGCCAGGGTGATCTTGATCTGTTGTTCGCTCATACGCTTAAGTTGTCCTGCACAACAGCAAACTTCAATCACCTTCCGGTCATGGTGCGATTGCAGAAATCGCACCATGACCGGCGGGAGCTGCTTTTGAGCATGATCTGATCGGAAAACCGGTTCCCACTTTTCCGGATCATGCTCGGGAATCAGAACGCGCCCATGCGTTCGGCGAGGGCGAACAGCCAGAACACCCCGGCCATGACGAGCGCGACGCCGACCGCGGCCGAGCCCATGTCCTTGACCCGCCCGATCTGCGGATCGTGATCCATGGTCAGGCGATCGGCGAGCTTCTCGATCGCGGTGTTGAGCAGCTCGATGACGAGCACCAGCACCACGGTTGCGACCAGCTCGACCCGGCGCATCACGGTGGCGCCGACCAGCCAGGCCAGCGGCAGCGACAGCGCCAACGCCACCACCTCCTCGCGAATCGCCTGCTCCGAGCGAATGGCGAATGCCAGCCCGTTGCGCGAGTTGATGGTGGCTCGCCAGAACCTCAGCAAGTCACTGCCCCCAAGTCACGTCCCAAGTCACCAGCCCCAAGTCACCTGCCCCAAGTCACCTGCCCCAAGTCACCTGCCCCAAATCACAACCCCGCGGCGGCCGGCATCGGCTTGACCTTGCCGGCGCGCTCCTGCTTCAAGAGCTCGGCGATCAGGAAGGCCATGTCGATCGACTGCTCGGCATTGAGGCGGGGATCGCAGACCGTGTGGTAGCGGTCGTTGAGGTCCTCATCGGTGATGGCGCGCGCGCCGCCGATGCATTCGGTGACGTCCTGTCCGGTCATCTCCAGATGCACGCCGCCGGCATGGGTGCCTTCGGCAGCGTGGATCTGGAAGAACGACCTCACCTCCGACAGCACGCGGTCGAACGGCCGCGTCTTGTAGCCCGAGGTCGAGGTGATGGTGTTGCCGTGCATCGGATCGCACGACCACACCACCTTGCGCCCTTC from Bradyrhizobium elkanii USDA 76 harbors:
- a CDS encoding NAD+ synthase — its product is MSEQQIKITLAQLNPTVGDVTGNAAKARAAREAAKADGADLVVLSELFIAGYPPEDLVLKPAFQSACRAAIEELARETRDGGPAMLIGTPWVEDDKLYNACALLDGGRIAALRFKANLPNYGVFDEKRLFARGPAPGPVTVRGVRIGVPICEDIWLEESEEYENVVECLAETGAEILVVPNGSPYARDKADLRLSIVVARVTESGLPLVYLNEVGGQDELIFDGASFALNADLSVAAQLPAFAENITTLTWRKTADGWRCNGPITAQLEGDKADYAACVLGLRDYVRKNGFPGVLLGVSGGIDSALCAAIAVDALGADKVRGVMLPFRYTAQVSLDDAAKLAAALGIRYEILPIADAVNGFETILAPVFKGLERDITEENLQARARGTLLMAISNKTGAMVVTTGNKSEMSVGYATLYGDMNGGFNPIKDIYKTEVFRLSSLRNGWKPDGALGPSGEVIPVNIIIRPPTAELRENQTDQDSLPPYDVLDAILERLVEREEPLAAIIEAGFDRDVVARVDRLLNVAEYKRRQAAPGVKVTRKNFGRDRRYPITNRFRDFGKALPAPDETLVARTSRASAEAFEG
- a CDS encoding DUF2865 domain-containing protein → MPNSSRSRFSRWFLTCAVLAGIALPATHALAQVPPGPPGPAPQGAPQPNPQANPMCGRLEGQLAAIDRGGGSGDPAKDEQIRRYQDAATRQQGELDRVTAQARRMGCDSSGFFSLFNNNSAQCGPVNTQIQQMRANLDQITANLERLRSGGLGGADRENQRRSVLTALAQNNCGPQYAAAARGPGNFLENLFGGGGGGNPNNPLPPPDAQYGAQSGTFRTVCVRTCDGAYFPISFATVQARFAADEQICKAQCPAADASLFTYRNPGEDINQAVSISGVSYSSLPNAFKYRTEFNPSCSCKPAGQSWAEALKAVDDKASAEQQGDIIVTEESARKMQQRAQTKAAAGKKGAPAAAAQQQPAAADATAPAAAPASDGQIRTVGPTFIPKR
- a CDS encoding diacylglycerol kinase; the encoded protein is MLRFWRATINSRNGLAFAIRSEQAIREEVVALALSLPLAWLVGATVMRRVELVATVVLVLVIELLNTAIEKLADRLTMDHDPQIGRVKDMGSAAVGVALVMAGVFWLFALAERMGAF